One genomic region from uncultured Cohaesibacter sp. encodes:
- a CDS encoding molybdenum cofactor biosynthesis protein MoaE: MSVTLQPDDFDISKELDTLIGGRTSVGAAVTFTGLVRDMVKDQRISAMTLEHYPAMAQAELERIEAEARAKWPDLIDSRIIHRFGTLAPGDRIVLVITLSSHRQVAFEAAEFIMDFLKTRAPFWKKESLADGQSDWVKANLKDDAALKRWKER; this comes from the coding sequence ATGAGCGTAACCCTACAGCCTGACGATTTCGATATCTCCAAGGAACTCGACACCCTGATCGGCGGCCGCACCTCAGTTGGCGCAGCGGTGACCTTCACCGGACTTGTGCGGGACATGGTCAAGGATCAGCGGATCTCGGCCATGACGCTAGAGCATTATCCGGCCATGGCACAGGCAGAGTTGGAACGCATCGAGGCGGAGGCTCGCGCCAAATGGCCTGATCTGATCGACAGCCGTATCATCCATCGTTTCGGCACGCTCGCGCCGGGCGACCGCATTGTGCTTGTCATTACCCTTTCCTCCCACCGGCAAGTGGCCTTCGAAGCAGCAGAATTCATTATGGATTTTCTCAAGACCCGAGCTCCTTTCTGGAAAAAGGAAAGCCTAGCTGACGGCCAAAGCGACTGGGTGAAAGCCAACCTCAAAGACGACGCAGCCCTTAAGCGCTGGAAAGAGCGCTAA